In Phyllobacterium zundukense, one DNA window encodes the following:
- a CDS encoding glutamine amidotransferase, translating to MSKHKVLLAGESWVSTATHIKGFDQFPTVTYHTGADELLKALKDSDFDVKFMPAHEAQRDFPQTIEALSEYEAIILSDIGANTLLLHPDTWIHSKTTPNRLRLLRDYVRNGGALLMFGGYYSFQGINGGARYHKTPVEEVLPVSCLSVDDRVEVPEGFTPVVTGAASHPILRGLGKDWPILLGYNEVTVKDGAEVLATVSTDYGSQPLLVTGTYGKGRTLAWTSDVGPHWLPSDFIAWKGYKTLFEQMLAWAVAKA from the coding sequence ATGTCCAAGCATAAGGTTCTTCTCGCCGGCGAATCGTGGGTATCCACCGCCACCCATATCAAGGGCTTCGACCAGTTCCCCACCGTCACCTACCATACCGGCGCCGACGAATTGCTGAAGGCGCTGAAGGACAGCGACTTCGATGTGAAATTCATGCCCGCGCATGAAGCGCAGCGTGATTTCCCGCAAACGATCGAGGCCTTGTCGGAATACGAGGCGATCATTCTCTCCGATATCGGCGCCAACACGCTGCTGTTGCATCCGGATACCTGGATCCATTCGAAGACGACACCGAACCGCCTGCGTCTTTTGCGCGACTATGTTCGCAACGGCGGTGCGCTGCTGATGTTCGGCGGCTATTACAGCTTCCAGGGCATCAATGGCGGCGCGCGCTATCATAAGACCCCGGTCGAGGAAGTGCTGCCCGTCTCCTGCCTTTCCGTCGATGACCGCGTCGAGGTGCCCGAAGGCTTTACCCCTGTCGTCACCGGCGCCGCCAGCCATCCGATCCTCCGGGGGCTTGGCAAGGATTGGCCGATCTTGCTCGGCTACAATGAGGTCACGGTAAAGGACGGCGCGGAAGTGCTCGCAACCGTTTCGACCGACTACGGCTCCCAGCCGCTGCTCGTAACCGGAACCTATGGCAAGGGCCGCACGCTTGCCTGGACTTCCGACGTCGGGCCGCACTGGCTGCCATCGGACTTCATCGCGTGGAAAGGTTACAAGACTCTGTTCGAACAGATGCTCGCCTGGGCGGTCGCCAAAGCTTGA